The genomic segment TTTTTATATAGCCAACATGCCCATTAAAGAGATTTACTATAATCAATTGATGACGTTTCAAAGAGCTTTTTGGTGAAATCTTTATCAAAATCCTTCACTCTTTCACATCTTTCCCTATCCATCGTCTTTCTTAATCACTTTTGATGGTGAATTAAAAATTAGTTGACCCAGATTTTTCAAGGTAATTCTTAAAATAGGTTTTATAGTCTTATTTTAAGTAGGATTATGTGCAAAAAGCCTACCTTGGGTATGAGTTAGATAGATCACAAAGTTGTTGAGATTtgattttttgttgttttagcTGACTTTATATACTGAATTATGTGATGTTCCAAAATTTTTCATTTTTGGAAATATCTTAAGTGTTCGTGCAATTACTTTTtttcaatagttgtagtttactTGTATAAAAGGAGCCATGGAGTGTCTACATATGGGTCCATTAGGGCTGGATGAAAATCATTATGCATGACTTGTTTTGAAAGAATGAATGGATTTCCTTTCGGCCAAGTTCAGCGCTTCTTATCTCTCTCTTCAACTCCTCTTCCACTCCTTCCTTGCTCTTCTTGATCTCCCTTCTATTATATCTGATCTCTACTAATATTTTTCCTGTTTTTGCTTCCCTAAATCTCACATTGTTTTCTACATAAATGTAATATTTGTGATATGAATTTCTATTATAGGACTACAGACTATCACCTATTAACAAGTTTCCTTTAGAAATTTGTCCTTTGGACCTATTCTGATCTAAAAACTTAGAACATAAATTTTTAGgtcattttaaattttataatctCCAGTAGAAtaccttttctttcttgttaaCTGTAGCAGGACAGGGAGGTGAATTCTCGATCCAAACTTCAGCATGTCAGACCCTTCAAGTTCTTCCATGCATTGGAGGTTATCTCCAATTGGTCCTATATCCTTTCAGGGTATCAGACAAGCTTCATATGCTTCATTTTGTGGTTTGTGACACGGTTCCTATTGTCATATTCACCTGAGTGTCACTGGGACCACGTTTGTTTACCCGTAGCTCTCATCTGTATACCGTATCAAAGAATCTCAGTTTATCCACCGTCTATATTACCTCTGGGAGGCATTGTAAGAAGTAGCATGCAACTAGTGGGACAGAATTAGATAAAAAGCAACCTTTAGCCATTGCAAGGGATTGTTTGGTTGCCTGCAAGTTTTTACACTCCGTAAAAATGTAAAAACTCTTTTTGATAAACTCATTTATCTTACATTCTGTAAAGCTGTTTAGTAAGAACCCTGGAGGGATACTTTCCTAAAAGACTTTATTTTTgcatcttgaaaaaaaaaaactcatttgATTCTACCAAATACAAGATAAATATATACTTTTGtaattattttgtttattgaaaTTTCTAATAAtacatgcatggctcaaatAAATGTTTTGTGCGCATAAGTTTCCTCTGTGCATGTAATATGCTTGTTATTTGTCCAAGAAAATTAACTTGCATAGGTTGTGTAAAGTATCCATTCTTACTTCATTCCACTGATGCCTCTTTGCTTATATGATGCACTTTGTGTTGTATGCATGTGAGACACCTGGTAACTGATATACCCATATGATCAACCAGGTGACTCCAGGATCCCCAGCTGAACGTGCTGGATTTCGCCCAGGCGATGTAGTCATTGAATTTGAGGGAAAACCTGTTGGAGGCATCAAAGAGGTATTGTACTTCAAATTTTCTGCAGACTAATTCCCTCTAACATGATCATGCACCTGAATGCTTGCAGCCTGAGTGAAACCAAAATATTGTATACAGTAAAATCCCCAccttgggaaaaagaaaaaagaaagaaagaaagagaaaaatccAGCCTTCTCTGACCCAAATTCTATGATGCTTATGGGCTCACCCTATGAATGCGCTCTGAGTAGGTTACTGATGGTGCATTTGGTTGGAAAGAGAAGTGCTGTGGAAACGAATTTTTCTTGGAAAATCTAGTTATTTGTTTTTTAacacaaatttgaatttcaaaaaaattttctttttccgtgaaaactttatatttttttccctttccctAGATTTCCTTGCATCAGAACATATTCTAAAAACCATGACCTTTTCATAATTTTCGTAGGAGGCTCTAAAAATCTTTACCAATTTCGTTACAGATTATTGATATAATGGGGGATAAGGTTGGGCAACCTTTGAAAGTGCTTGTTAAACGAGAAAAAAACAGATTGGTGACTTTGACTGTAATTCCAGAGGAGGCAGACCCTGAGAGGTGATGTCGGATTTGTGCCTGGACTTCCTCCAGATGTTCTATGGAGGCTTCAAGCAAGGAACTTTTTTGGTTGACACCCACACGTTGAagtgctaaaccaagaaatttTGACAATATGATTACAAACTTTAAAAGAGGCAAAGATTTTGTAGTGCTAAACTAGATTAATTTTTACAAATAATTATTAAACTTTGCAGAGCAGATGCCATGGTATATGATTTCTATGTTGGCAAAGTTAGATCGTGCCTTGCAGACGCATATGTACACCAGGTTGTTTATGCTgagccaaattgatttgggcaaTATTGAGCATGGAAGTTACACATGTAATGATGTATAAACTTTCATTGGAAAGGTTAAAGATTGGTTTGCGGTTTTGATTAACTGGCATCAAGGTGGAAGCAATTCCGTGAATCAAGCATTGCTTTCCATCCCCTTGTCTTTTTCCTAGTCAAAGGATAATGATGAGAAGTTGCCCTCTGGTTTTGCAAGTTTAATCTGTGATCAATAATTTCTAgctcaattatatatatattattgcgAATGTTTGCAGTCAGGACTTGACTCCAAAGCCTGAAGCCATTTCATAGTTTTATCTTTTTTCGTTCTCATTTGTTCCATGGAAAGGAAAACCAAAATGGTTCCCCTCCCGTGGCCAGAGTCTTGACTTGCACACGTTGTTTGATTAAATATTCTAATAGTAAAACCTTCTGGAGTCCCTTTATTTAGTTTCGCTTTATGCTTTAACCATGAATATCTAGGGCTACATATGGTCAAACATTATCTCATATGACTACCTACGGCTACCACCTTTAGGTATCTTCCATAGGATTATGAAAAGTCAAGAGCTTAGTATCGTACACCAAATAGTTGAATCCCAGGTCACCCCACGGCATTTTCTGTTCCTTTATTTTTAACAATGCTATAAGAGCCCCCTTTCAAAATAATGCTATGAGATCTTATTTGTAAATTCTCGAACAATAAAGTAAATTATTTAAGGAGATTGTTAGAGCAGGGAATGGAACTGCATCTCAGCGCAAGGTATTATCCGCTTTCGAGAAGTACGCACGTGTTTGACATCGTGTTCGGTAATTTCTCCCTCACAACTTTGTCCTTTAAAAGTCGCCTTGCAAGGGTGGTCCTTCTTTACAAGGCATAATCCTTTTCACTACTCAATCGATGTTGAACTAAAGTTCCGAGCTCTCCTCCGCCCTACAATGCTAGCCCCTCCAGTGGGAAGGATTCGTGCGGAGAAGTTTTGAGGGAGCCCTTCCTGTAGTGCCATCTGTTAGAGCAGAAAATGGGATTACATCCCAGCGCAAGGTATTGTCCGTTTTGGAAAAGTACGCATGTGCTTAACATCGTGCGTAGCTTATGCACGGCAATTTTTTCCTCACGGCTGTCTTTTAAAAAACGCCTTGCGAGGGAAGGGGTGGCCCCTCCTAATAAGGTACAATCCTTTTCGCTACTCAACCgatgtcccccccccccccagcaGAGACCGTTTCACagccacaattttttttttttttttacttttcttttctcctttgcTGCCCATGGAACACCAATGTATTAATGTAACTTGCAATAATTAGTGTCAAAGTTTTAAATCTCGCATGACGAGATTGTTCCAATTTATCTGTGGAACGAAACATGCCGCCATGCCACTCCATCTCGGCACTTGGATTGGAGATATCTCAAAATGTGCCAGTCGAGACACTGAAATGATGATAGGACAGTCCTATCCTGATATATGGGATGCTACCCTGTTCCAGGGTCCGTGGTTGGGATTCGAATCCTTGATCAGTGAAATCCAAGTTGCCGCATGGATTCAAGGGGCAGCAGTCATCGTCTGCCTTGCTACGAAGACCTCGACGTTGCAGGCTGACCCTCCCAAGTCCCAAGAAGAATTCGACGATTCGGTGGTGAATACTGACTGGTTTCAGCAAAATAAGTAATGTTAGTTAGACCTCTTCTACTACAAAGCAATCACCAGCACATTTTTTTTAAGAGGAAAACAAGGGCATTCTtcagcggaaaaaaaaaaaaaaaaaaacaagggcaTTAGCATAAAGCGAGATGGATTGCTCCAGTTACATAAATAATAGATAATATCTAATCAAATGGCAATCATATCCATTCTTCCAGATGACAAAATTCCAAAACAAGAAAGGCCTCTTCGTTATCAAGAAAAATTGCACTTCAGGAAACAAATATCCAAGAACATGACTATAGAAGCATCTGAGAAACCTCATTTAGACAAATTTAACTCCAATCTTATGAAATTACAGTAAACCTGACTGAAAATCCTTGCAACTGTCATTTCGTGCTTCTCATTCTTCGGCAGCACTGGCAGCACTGAGATCCACGCTAAGATCAATGGTCTGCCAAAGTAAATATGCATTTGTTTCTTATTGGTTGCAAtacaataataacaataataattaaaaaaaaagataagtagCGCATGCAAAGTTGGAAGGGAAAAATCAAATCTCACTACAAAAATGTTCTGGTCTGAATAATAGTGTTGGATCTCCCATCTGAAGGTGTGGTAAAGTGCAACAAGGAGCAAAGGCAATGAAGATCTCATCAAGATGCTATGAATAGGTTcgtcgtaccggtaccgaaccccgtaccggtgccgcactagtatagacgtaccgagtgtcggtacggtacggtatgcggtacgtcaagcgtaccgacattggcgtatcgataccggtacccatcggtacggaTACGGTACgttcggtaccgaccggtatcgatcggtacggcataccatgcCTATGATCATGTGAAACTTTAAGATGGCAGTGGTCAAGACTCCAAAGAGTATATACAAGAGGATTAGAAATGCAATAAAGACTTTAAAATCTTCAATGGGAGAAACAGGGGCTAAGGTAGAGGATTAGAATAGGTACACAAAGGCCCAGAAAAATAAGAGCTAAAATACTTTATCTGgaaagagataaagatgagtgaAGGCTGAAGACAGGGATCATGACATTTAAGGTTGGCCaagaaacaagagatataccATTGATGACCTCGGTAGGAGTTCTGTGACGTGTAAATGGATTCAAATAGGCTTGCATGCAGTATGTAAATGTCTGTAGCAATTGATAGCAGAACAGGATTAATAAAAGTCAAGCAACAGATATGGAAAAGCCTCGGTGGTGGTGGTTGTTTTATATGAGGCGTGTATTTAGCTGCACCTTTAAAAAAGAAAGGTATAAATTCAAAGTTAGATGGTGGGATAAGGGATGTAAGCTtctgtaattgttatattagaTTAGATAGCAGAACATAAGCAGCATTTATCTATACAAAGTTGGTGCCACATGGCAGCACTACTAAAGCAGTAATTGATGGTTGAAAATGGACAAGAGACATGACAAAAGGAGCAATAACAGCAGGCCTCTCAGACAGAAGTGGAATATTTGGTCTACCGGGTTCAATATTACATCTATGTATAAATATGAACTTCGTATTGCAAACATTGTATTCTGACAAATCTCTACGAGTGAGCCAGAAGTGTGACAAGTAGAAACAGCAGAAGTAATTTACTTGGTCCTAAGCAGGCAGCAACCTTTACTCTGAAGGAATAAGAGAAGATGAAGAGTGAACATTACCTTTCCAGTGATCTTCGTATAGATAGCAAGCACATCCATGACAGTTGATTCGAAATGTGTCGTAGCATCATAACTCTGCAATATTCGAAAATGTGTAAACAGGTATCCACGAAGTTAAGCAGGAGAAAGAATAATAGACTTACAGTTGATATGAAGCAATTGTCCAGCAAGGGTTCATTGACAGGTTCACATCTGTCGTATGTATCAAAAAATATCTCATCAACTGGGCCAAGAAGATCAATGCCCGGCTTTAGTTCTACTTGAGGCTGGTTAGTCTCAGCTTCTGTTGAGACAAACGCAATGAACTTCCCCTTTGGGGCAACATTGTGAGAATAAGAACAACAGAAAAGGTACCTGTTTGGTCAACCAAGGGGcattaaaaaagtaaaaatacagTTAATTTGGAAAGAAAGACTGATAGAGTTTCAAATGACACACACACCACTAGCCAACCCCACACCCCAACAAACAAAATTGTTGGAGGAATTAACTCACATGTCTGACTTGCGACCCAGTTGTTTTTGTGGAAGTATAACCTGCACTGAGTGAGAATCATCGGTATTTGGGATAGGATGGCTCATTATAGCAATGGCTCTCGCGACTTTTCCAACCTTCTTAACCTATCACCAATCATTAAAACTCTATCTGTGAGTGGTTACTCGACTATGAAACTCAGAATCAGAAACTACTCAAGAATTAAAAGGCAATGTAGTGCAAATCTTTCCAAAGGACTTACGAGATTTTGAGGTGCACCTCATGTATATGATCACTGGTGCTAGATGAAAAACAGAATCAAAATACTCAGTTATTGAGTACACAAAAGATAAGAACCTCTACCTTGTTTGGTAAATAGGAAGGATCACAGACAACTTTCTTACATCTTGCAGTTTCCCCTTCAGATGACACACCACAGACTTTTCCTTCCTCATCAAATTCAACCTGGCATGAATAAATTAGAGGCATCAATTCTCAAAATGATTCTAACAATTCACAGGACCATCCATGCATGAAGTACTCCTTGTATAAATCATAGAACCTGCAGTTATGTGGATAAGTATCAAAAAATACCTTGCACTCTGGTTTGTTCAACATGTACGTCCCACCATAAACAGCACTAAGGCGTGCAAATGCCTGCAGTTTCAGTAACACTCAAATTAACTGGATGAGCATGATATTACTGCCAAGCTGTAGAGTTTTTGAGCACAAAACTGACCTGAGGGAGCTCTCCTAATCCATATAGAGGATAAATATATGGCGAACCACCTTGAAAACGTGCTAAGGATTCTGCATAAAGCTGTCACAGGAGTTGACAACAAAAACCAGATGTATTAGCAAAAAAGTTCATGCGAGCAGACAGATTTGGGAAGCAGCAGGGATTGGTTccctaaaggaaaaaaaaagttccaATTAACTGCATGAGAAACAAAATCTTGCATACAGAAGATGCATATGCATGCAGACACGAAAACTACTCAATGTCACAGCTATCAAGGCTTTTCCCAATTATTCAGGATTAGCTTGAAGAGTCCTCATTCTCCAAGCATCTGAGGCTACCTCTGGTGTTACTTTCAGGCATAAAAGCTGGCAAGCCTAAACCATATATGGGTATTGTCTCAGCTGCAGTCcagaaatgaagaagaagaaatgtggCAATTCATACCTAAAAGAATGGATCAAGGGAATGGTTTAAACAGAATAGAACATCTGAAACAGGAAACCAAGTGCACAGgaaaattgaaagaaaaaaaaagacatcgTATTTGATAGTACTAAGAAAATCTAATAATCCACCCTATTTTACATAAGGTGATGATAAAAGAGCCACAGGAGCTCCATCTTCGGTCAAGCCATTACAAGAAAATGGATCTAAATTATCACATACAAGATGCTTCCAGATGACCTCATGTAAgtgtttaaaaataatatatatggtATTGAAAGCATATATTTCTTTACTATATTTAAATTATCGAAAAGAATTCCAAGTAACTAATGTTACATAAACCACTAATGATTATAAGATCATTGATTAATCATTGCGCATACCAAACAAACTTCTATATCATATTAGGGTGTTGTACTTGAGTTGCTCGGTAGTCTCTTcctaataacaaaaaaaatgcatattggatagtgaaaatattttatttgcaagTGAGAATGCAGGGAAGTTGCCAGCAACTGAAACAACAATCATGAAACtttatattttggataaggattCAAGTGATCTTAAAGAGCTTCTTAAAATTCCACTCAACAAGATAAAATAGTTTGCTGGTCAATCAACCGATGCCCTCCAAAGATCCACTTCCAACTCTTCCATCTCCTCCCAATAAGTTAAAGAAATCTCTACAGACTAAACAATCTGCTATAAAAATATCAAAGACTCACAACAGATTCAGAGCAAGTGATAAAATATCCTCAAAGTTTGAAGTTCGAAGAatcatgcttaataaattatgctaacttcatatattcgTGAAAGGCTTGTTTTTTAAAGTTATCCCAGAGTCTGAATGTACCAAAACTCATCCACCAGTAGCAACGCAATGGACTAGACCTATAAAATATGCTATTAACTAGGCATTCTTGTCTCCCACATTAAGCCTAAATAAGGTCCTTTTCAGTTAGACTATACACAACAGTCATTTAGTAGAAAGTGAGGCTCTAGATGATTGTAGAAAACTGAATTAGTTTGAAACAATCAGATCTTGAAagcattttctttgatgcaGAAAGGAATTCAACCTTCAATTGGGAGATATTTCTATAGTCTGAAACAAATGATCACAGCAAGACTTTTTAAAGTTAATAAGGAATCGTGTTTGTTTTCTGAAGTTACAAGACTATCCAAAATTTCTTATCAAGTGTGTATCAAATTTTCTGATTTAAATCTAAACTAAACATTACTGAAAAACTCTGAAACAAGCTAAAATACTCAGTTAATTATTTACACTAAATACCATCTTAATTTTGTATTCGTTATTTCGTTATATCGGGTCAGGCAATTctgaattgaaaaaaaataacaatcaaGTTTAAACTAAGAAAATTGTAAATCATACTCTCAGCAACAAAAAATTACCTTCATCCTTTTCACAGTATCAAGCGCAGGTTCATCTAGATAGCGATCATCTCTATGCAGCGCCAATGCATGACCAATGAAGTCTACTGTGTTGTCATCCAAACCATATTTTCTGACCATTAAATTTCACAAACTTAAGTCAAATCTAGATATAAGAAAGTCCAAAACTAGCACTTATATTTTCACTATTTTATGATAGTAATAGGATACCGAACAAAAGAATAGCTAGTGAAGAAACAAAAGTTAGTACTCAAGAAAATAATGGTCAACTATATTGTGCTTCACTGCTTCCTGAATAGTAAACAGAGATCATCTGGCTAAATGGTGACTCTTCAAGTAGATAAGGAGAAAAGGAAGTATAGTAAATGCAAGACAAATAATCCAAAACAATACCCATTTGCTAGGGCATTAGCATCCCTTCCCATACACCAAAGAGAAGCCCCAAATAAGCAAATTCTTTTGGTTCATTCCACCAAACCAGCTAATTCCCTTGACTACCGTTGAGCCAGTACTATAACCATCAGAATTATGGCAATGGAGTACATCACCGGTCAGTTTTGGGACAATGCCTTGCATTGTCGGCTGTGCACCGCACTGTTGTACGAGTGCATGCCAAACATGGGCACAGCATGGCACTTTGAACCTTGGTTATAATCCATAGTATTAGCTTTTACGTGCCTGGATATACTTGTCCAAAGGACccaaaaatgcaaaaaaaaaaaaataataaataaaaaatcacTGCAATTAACTGTCTACTCTAACAGTCTTacatgtgaggacccatgcaagtgtgtttagttccacattggtTGTGTGCTAGGTAGGTCTTGGGTACTTAAAGAGGGCCAAGAAAAACTAAGTAACACCTTATGGCTAACCTTTTTGGTGGAGGTCCTCGGTCAttgcaaatagtatcagagcaaatCAACCCATAATCCATATGTGACTAGGGCTAATACAGACGGGCTCCACAGTTTATCATTGtatttgtgattaaatttgattgGATTTGGACTCTTAGCCTGATGAGAATATCAGAGCTTAAACTAGGAAAGTGGGGGTATGTGCGCATTCGTGCAAGTATGTTTGTATCCGCATTGGTTAAGCTTTAGgtaaatcttggatacttatacaagaccaagaaatccaaataacatGTTCTAGCcagcctttttggatgagatcctacATCATGACACTCTTGAGGCATTGTATTCAAAGTAATAACTTCCACAACATGCTTCGTGTTCAAACCACAATACATATACTCTCACTTATGACCCCTCCATCTACAACAATTTTAATTTTACAAATAGCATGTGGAACATAGAGAATAAGAgtataaaaaatagtaaatagatCAATGATAAGCAAGAATAAGTGCATAGACTagcaaataataaatatttataccAAAAAAGACCAATTCCGTAAGCAACTCCTTATCCAACACAAAAGAAAGTATTAGCAAACAAGGAATACATTTCTGAATTTCAATGTTGTGATAAATCATATTTACTCATGTATAATCATATTGATGACTCCCTTTTGCATAGAATATCCTTTGGACCTTACACTACAAAGAAATATATCGATACATGCTTAGTACTTGTTATGCAAATAATAAGTCTTCTTTGCATGCTTCGGTATAGCTAACACCTTAGATGCAAATCTAACAATTTGATTGTTGCAAGCACCGCAATGGAAGATTACCTCACATCAAGTAACTTCTTGGTTtttaaataatagaaaaaagcTAGTTGCT from the Phoenix dactylifera cultivar Barhee BC4 chromosome 14, palm_55x_up_171113_PBpolish2nd_filt_p, whole genome shotgun sequence genome contains:
- the LOC103715484 gene encoding guanosine nucleotide diphosphate dissociation inhibitor 2, with protein sequence MDEEYDVIVLGTGLKECILSGLLSVDGLKVLHMDRNDYYGGESTSLNLIQLWKRFQGNDSPPAHLGSSRDYNVDMIPKFMMANGTLVRVLIHTDVTKYLYFKAVDGSYVFNKGKIHKVPATDMEALRSPLMGLFEKRRARKFFIYVQDYDENDPKTHGGLDLTRVTTRELISKYGLDDNTVDFIGHALALHRDDRYLDEPALDTVKRMKLYAESLARFQGGSPYIYPLYGLGELPQAFARLSAVYGGTYMLNKPECKVEFDEEGKVCGVSSEGETARCKKVVCDPSYLPNKVKKVGKVARAIAIMSHPIPNTDDSHSVQVILPQKQLGRKSDMYLFCCSYSHNVAPKGKFIAFVSTEAETNQPQVELKPGIDLLGPVDEIFFDTYDRCEPVNEPLLDNCFISTSYDATTHFESTVMDVLAIYTKITGKTIDLSVDLSAASAAEE